Proteins co-encoded in one Conger conger chromosome 4, fConCon1.1, whole genome shotgun sequence genomic window:
- the LOC133126965 gene encoding pyroglutamyl-peptidase 1-like, giving the protein MNNSKRTVIVTGFGPFGEHSVNASWVAVQELKKLGLGHEVDLHVCEVPVEYQTVQSLVPSLWKQYHPQLVVHVGLSGMATTVTLEKCGRNHGYKGLDNCSFSPDAQCCVEGGPDCIDSIIDMDSVCKRVTSAGLGVAVSVSKDAGRYLCDFTYYTSLYLSRGRSAFVHVPPLGKPYSAEALARALQAIIHEMLDLLDQAENKIHCQH; this is encoded by the exons ATGAATAACAGTAAGAGGACTGTTATAGTGACAG GTTTTGGGCCCTTTGGAGAGCACTCCGTCAATGCCAGCTGGGTGGCGGTGCAG gaactgaagaagctggGTCTGGGTCATGAGGTGGACCTGCACGTGTGTGAGGTACCTGTGGAGTACCAGACCGTCCAGAGCCTGGTACCATCGCTATGGAAACAGTACCATCCACAG CTGGTGGTACACGTAGGGCTGTCGGGCATGGCAACCACCGTCACCTTGGAGAAGTGTGGTCGCAACCACGGTTATAAAGGCCTGGACAACTGCAGTTTCTCCCCTGACGCCCAGTGCTGCGTTGAGGGGGGACCTGACTGCATCGACTCCATCATCGACATGGACTCCGTGTGCAAGAGGGTGACCTCCGCGGGGCTGGGGGTGGCTGTTTCTGTGTCCAAGGACGCTGGCCG GTACCTGTGTGACTTCACCTACTACACCTCTCTGTACCTGAGCCGCGGGCGTTCGGCCTTCGTGCACGTGCCCCCGCTGGGGAAGCCGTACAGCGCCGAGGCGCTGGCCCGCGCCCTGCAGGCCATCATACACGAGATGCTGGACCTGCTGGACCAGGCTGAGAACAAGATCCACTGCCAGCACTGA